Part of the Citrus sinensis cultivar Valencia sweet orange chromosome 2, DVS_A1.0, whole genome shotgun sequence genome, aataaaattctagaataacaattacatctaattttatttaaactattaatattataattgcaCATAAACTctattgaatgaaaatgtaatttttaatttatcataaaaatattttgttcataattttatttttttgtgcataaatatgaaaaatatttcatttacaaatgaaacatatctCCATTAACTATTAActaagttatgatttcataaatgaaatattaatgtcgttaaaattttatttatcatttataaaatcatgatatttaagtaatctatttaataaattataaacataaaaaaattagaatatttatttaaactaggacctaaattaattttaaaaaagtctatgctaaaaaaatatattaaaaaatttcatttcaagatatttataaaatcatgatattttatatttattttcattaaaaattttattttgatatactTTGGTCCACGTGCTATTGGGGGCTCACGAGCTGCATGCTTAGCACACCAATGAAACGTGCTTATTACGTGCCTTTTCGCGTGCCATGCTTTGATCCATCTCTAATCGTGTCGTGCTTTTTTAAGGTTTgcgtgcctaaaattctaGGCCCGGTACAACACGCATAAACCGAAATGTGCTTGTGTCGTGTCGTGCCTCGTGCCGCCCGACCCATTGACCATCTCTAAAATATACACTTGAATTAATAAGTGAATTTCATGAGTATATAATAGttaaaatcatttgaatttgcaaataaatttaataatctgGTCAAACTTTGACGTGATTGTTTAGAATTCGACACAAATTCAACCTAGCAATTTAGATTTAGATCACGGACGGGAGGAatctaaatgaaaaataattacaagatgTATTCTTACTGTAATTCCATTAAAAGTTAGGGACTCAATGTGATTCCCAGAGTTTAACATCGCTGATGAGGTGGATAAAAGGGTTAACATATAGAGTAGtgctagagagagagaagcatTAGAGAAATATGAGAGAATTTTGCTCTCACAAAAGCATGGGTAATCtctcacaaaaaataaataaaagaacgAACAAACGAAAGGATTCCCAAACTGCCACGTCAGATCAGTGGCAGAACCCGAAAATATCCAAAGGAACGGGGAGCAAATGGTAAATATGGGAAACGCATTTTACCTCTCCTTTCTACAATGAATTTACAATGAACATTTCATTTTCACCTTTGCTTCtgaaaaattatcaacattaaaaaaaaaaattactttaccGCAGAAATGGAAATACGAACTGGCGACCGGGAAAGCGAGTTCCCGCAACAAATAACGCCTTTTCCGGAGTCAATAAATCAACCGCCCGTAACTGAGTCAGTGAATGCGCCGCTGCAGAAGCTGCGTCCGATCAGGAGGTCTCCGGCGGACGATCCGCCGAGTTTTGAGGCGGCTGCTGACAAGTCTTTAAAGTTCGGCTCGGGTTCAGTGGCGGAGAGTTTGGGTCCGATGTCTATGTGGTTTGATACGGAGGACGAGTCTAGGTACGTTATTTTGCgggtattttttataatttgggaacaaaaaagaatgtttctttttccagtcttttaatttttattcattttatatgGTAAAGGTTATAATTTCTGTTAATTTAGAGAGGAAAAGGTGTTTGCTTTTGTAAAGCATATAAAGGTAGAAAGGCAGCCAAAATGGTGTAcgagagagggaaaaaaaagaaaagaagaaggcatttttagataattttgatttttgaacgTGAAAATTGGGGAAAATGGGGAGAGGACGAATTTTGGTTTATTTgagttatttttaagtttagtTAAAGTGTGGATTGGTGCCAAAATTGTAAATAGGGTTGTGAGTTGTGAATGTAGTAGTTTATTAGTATTAGGGGTGCAATTGTGgaagtgtttgttttttggtttgaagatACATTTTTAAGACTGAAGGCAAAAGGGGTTTAGCTATGAAGTGGGGAAGAGAGACTGTGGATGGTTGATTAACTGTTTTATGGGATTgttattagattataataattgaattttattcattcattatGTGAGTTGACTGCAGGAACTACTTCCTTGTGTGGTTGCTCTCTCTGCTGTATTATAGTGgcctataaataataaattctgtTACTAGTATCTTAATCTCATCTTCATTTCTTGAAAAGTCAAATTGAATGATTCTTCTCTGTTTCCAGTTCATCTTCAGACAGTGATATTCATGTGGATTTATTCACTGAGATCAAAGAACCTGGAAGTCAAAAGAGGAAAAGGAAGACTAGGGTGAAGATCGAGACGTTTTTGGAAAGTTTGGTGATGAAAATAATGGATAAACAAGAGCAGATGAATAAGCAGTTGATAGATATGATAGCAAAGAGGGAGAGGGAAAGAGTAATCAGAGAAGAAGCTTGGAAGCAGCAAGAGATGGAGAGGATGAAAAGGGATGAGGAGATAAGAGCCCAGGAGACAGCTCGTAGCATAGCTCTCATTTCCTTCATCCAGAATTTTTTAGGCCATGAGATTCAACTTCCTCAACCAGCAATGGTCTCAAATGTGGAAGAAAATGGAAGCAAGGATGGCAGAAATCATGCTGAAAACAACATCACGCAGAATGCAAATAACAGAAAGTGGCCAGAAGCCTGTGATCCTAATAGAAGATGGCCAGAAGCTGAAATACAAGCCCTTATAATGCTTCGAACTACTTTGGAACATCAATTTCATGGTGTGGGTTCCAAATTCTCCTTATGGGAGAGGATATCTGATGGGATGCGGAAGATGGGCTACCATCGGAGTGCAAAGAAGTGTAAGGAGAAATGGGAAAACATGAACAAATACTTCAGAAAATCCATGGAAAATGGGAAGAAGCATCTTGAAAGAAGTAAGACATGTcaatattttcatgatttgGAAATGTATAGGAATGGACTCGTTAATCCAGGGAATGTAACAAACTTCCCTAACTTCGAAAATTTTTCCGAGAGTGATGCCTCGAACTTTACAAATCAAGAGATTGCTGCCAAGATTGAGGATTAAACATGAAGAACTTC contains:
- the LOC102610332 gene encoding trihelix transcription factor GT-2; its protein translation is MEIRTGDRESEFPQQITPFPESINQPPVTESVNAPLQKLRPIRRSPADDPPSFEAAADKSLKFGSGSVAESLGPMSMWFDTEDESSSSSDSDIHVDLFTEIKEPGSQKRKRKTRVKIETFLESLVMKIMDKQEQMNKQLIDMIAKRERERVIREEAWKQQEMERMKRDEEIRAQETARSIALISFIQNFLGHEIQLPQPAMVSNVEENGSKDGRNHAENNITQNANNRKWPEACDPNRRWPEAEIQALIMLRTTLEHQFHGVGSKFSLWERISDGMRKMGYHRSAKKCKEKWENMNKYFRKSMENGKKHLERSKTCQYFHDLEMYRNGLVNPGNVTNFPNFENFSESDASNFTNQEIAAKIED